The following proteins are encoded in a genomic region of Chloroflexota bacterium:
- a CDS encoding xanthine dehydrogenase family protein subunit M, whose amino-acid sequence MQDFEYRAPKTLNEAIQLMAEKGAKARALAGGTDLLVQLRVKRYIVDRVV is encoded by the coding sequence CTGCAGGACTTTGAATATCGAGCGCCGAAGACGCTCAACGAGGCGATCCAGCTCATGGCTGAAAAGGGAGCTAAGGCGCGCGCCCTCGCAGGCGGCACCGACCTCCTGGTCCAGCTTCGAGTGAAGCGCTACATCGTTGACCGCGTCGTT